From the Sphingomonas mesophila genome, one window contains:
- a CDS encoding response regulator produces the protein MVAKILVVEDNALNIKLFCDLLAAHGHEPEAVTDSREALATARAFKPDLVITDIQLPYVSGIELMQQIRGDSELASVPIMAVTAYSGVGDDERIRAAGAQAYVSKPISVMRFAETVDQLLEEGPVRTADATE, from the coding sequence ATCGTGGCCAAGATCCTGGTTGTCGAAGACAATGCGCTGAACATCAAGCTGTTCTGCGACCTGCTCGCCGCCCATGGTCATGAGCCCGAGGCGGTGACCGACAGCCGCGAGGCGCTGGCCACGGCGCGCGCCTTCAAGCCCGACCTCGTGATCACCGATATCCAGCTGCCCTACGTCTCTGGAATTGAGCTGATGCAGCAGATTCGCGGCGATTCCGAACTGGCGAGCGTGCCGATCATGGCGGTGACGGCCTATTCCGGGGTTGGCGACGACGAGCGGATCCGCGCCGCGGGGGCGCAGGCCTATGTGTCGAAGCCGATCTCGGTGATGCGCTTTGCCGAGACCGTGGATCAGTTGCTGGAAGAAGGGCCGGTGCGAACGGCAGACGCCACGGAGTAA
- a CDS encoding UV damage endonuclease UvsE, with product MSSARIGYCCTFVSADGNEAEQRALNFRGPTIASIARLGPEAPAKLEAVVLENLDILDRQIAAVAALPRLERLFRIQSGFLTGWSHPPLAGAWTPTLRGEVERRLGIAGEAARLGDVRLSMHPAQHAILATLNPSALDNALRDIAEHGEIFAMLGFGSGWHPHGACINIHGGARSAGVEGLRAGLARVDSMALNLLTIENDEVSFGLDDLLKVADGVAIVLDFHHHWVFSEGEWIAPDDARIARIAESWRGVRPLTHISVSRENVVVGHDSDALPDFAALSAAGHKAAHLRGHSDRMWNRAVNDFVRGHLSWCDVEVEAKHKNLASRELADFVRLTELADA from the coding sequence ATGAGTTCGGCGCGCATCGGCTATTGCTGCACCTTCGTTTCGGCGGATGGCAACGAAGCGGAGCAGCGCGCGCTCAACTTTCGCGGTCCCACCATCGCCTCGATCGCCCGTCTCGGTCCCGAAGCGCCGGCCAAGCTCGAAGCGGTGGTGCTTGAGAACCTGGACATTCTCGATCGGCAGATCGCGGCGGTGGCGGCGCTGCCGAGGCTGGAGCGGCTGTTCCGCATCCAGTCGGGCTTCCTCACTGGCTGGTCGCACCCGCCCTTGGCCGGGGCGTGGACACCGACACTGCGCGGCGAAGTGGAGCGGCGCCTCGGCATAGCGGGCGAAGCAGCGCGCTTGGGCGATGTTCGCCTGTCAATGCATCCGGCGCAGCATGCCATTCTCGCCACCTTGAACCCATCGGCGCTCGACAATGCCCTGCGCGACATTGCCGAACATGGCGAGATCTTCGCCATGCTCGGCTTCGGCAGCGGCTGGCATCCGCACGGGGCGTGCATCAACATCCATGGCGGCGCGCGCTCGGCCGGAGTGGAGGGGCTACGCGCCGGCCTGGCGCGAGTCGATTCGATGGCGCTGAACCTGCTGACGATCGAGAATGACGAGGTCAGCTTTGGGCTCGACGATCTGCTGAAAGTCGCCGACGGCGTCGCGATCGTACTCGATTTCCATCACCATTGGGTGTTCTCCGAAGGGGAATGGATCGCGCCGGATGACGCGCGGATCGCTCGGATCGCCGAAAGCTGGCGCGGTGTCCGACCCCTCACCCATATCTCCGTCAGCCGGGAAAACGTCGTCGTCGGCCATGACTCAGACGCGCTGCCCGACTTCGCGGCGCTCAGCGCGGCCGGCCACAAGGCGGCGCATCTGCGCGGCCACAGCGACCGGATGTGGAACCGGGCCGTCAATGACTTCGTCCGCGGCCACCTTTCCTGGTGCGACGTGGAGGTGGAGGCCAAGCACAAGAACCTCGCCAGCCGTGAACTGGCCGACTTTGTTCGCTTGACGGAACTGGCGGACGCCTGA
- a CDS encoding RidA family protein, whose amino-acid sequence MNIDQRLAELGITLPEAAAPVASYVPAVEVGGMLHISGQISFAEDGSLVTGRLGENVSLEDGQAAARRCGIMLLAQMKRALGSLDRVEQIVKLGVFVNSAADFTDQPKVANGASELMQDVFGEAGRHARSAVGVPVLPLGVAVEVDAIVKIRS is encoded by the coding sequence ATGAACATCGATCAGCGCCTCGCCGAACTCGGCATCACCCTCCCCGAGGCCGCCGCCCCTGTCGCCTCCTACGTCCCGGCAGTGGAGGTGGGCGGCATGCTGCACATCTCGGGCCAGATCAGCTTCGCTGAGGACGGAAGCTTGGTCACCGGCCGGCTTGGCGAGAATGTCAGCCTCGAAGACGGGCAGGCAGCCGCTCGCCGCTGCGGGATCATGCTGCTCGCCCAGATGAAGCGGGCGCTTGGTTCGCTCGACCGGGTCGAACAGATCGTCAAGCTGGGCGTGTTCGTCAATTCGGCCGCTGATTTCACCGATCAGCCCAAGGTCGCCAATGGCGCGTCGGAGTTGATGCAGGATGTGTTCGGCGAAGCCGGACGTCATGCCCGCTCGGCGGTCGGAGTTCCGGTCCTGCCGCTCGGCGTGGCGGTCGAGGTGGATGCGATCGTCAAGATCCGCAGCTGA
- a CDS encoding DUF3572 family protein, with the protein MQPELPSDRQALALNVLAATLTDERRAARFLDLTGLSPEGIRERVDDPVLLAAVVTFLEAHEPDLISVAAALGCDPAIITALGPELER; encoded by the coding sequence ATGCAGCCCGAACTTCCTAGCGACCGCCAGGCGCTCGCGCTCAATGTGCTCGCCGCGACCCTCACCGACGAACGGCGCGCGGCCCGGTTCCTCGATCTCACCGGCCTGTCCCCCGAAGGGATTCGCGAACGCGTCGACGATCCGGTCTTGCTCGCGGCAGTGGTGACGTTCCTTGAAGCGCACGAGCCGGACCTTATCTCGGTCGCCGCGGCGCTCGGTTGCGATCCCGCGATCATCACTGCCCTCGGACCGGAGCTCGAACGCTGA
- a CDS encoding SDR family NAD(P)-dependent oxidoreductase, with protein MKTAFITGATAGIGAAAARLLLREGWQVVGTGRRGDRLESLHDELGDAFLPIVSDMRDADDLQRVVDQLPEAFRGVDLLINNAGLAPPMTDLQNAEQAPLSNVIATNVDGLVTLTRALLPTLIERRGAIVNLSSVAATYPYRGGAVYAGTKAFVRQFTLGLRCDLQGTGVRVTSIEPGMVETEFTLVRTGGNQAASDALYSGMNPMTADDIAETIRWVATLPPHLNVNTLELMPTSQSWAGFAINREA; from the coding sequence ATGAAGACCGCGTTCATCACCGGGGCGACCGCCGGGATCGGCGCCGCCGCGGCGCGCCTGCTGCTCCGCGAGGGGTGGCAGGTCGTCGGCACCGGCCGCCGCGGCGATCGCCTCGAATCCTTGCATGACGAGCTTGGCGACGCCTTCTTGCCGATCGTCTCCGACATGCGTGACGCCGACGACCTCCAGCGCGTCGTCGACCAGCTGCCCGAGGCGTTCCGCGGGGTCGATTTGCTCATAAACAACGCCGGCCTCGCGCCGCCGATGACGGACCTGCAGAACGCCGAACAGGCTCCGCTCAGCAACGTCATCGCCACCAACGTGGACGGGCTGGTCACGCTGACCCGGGCGCTGCTGCCGACCTTGATCGAGCGCAGGGGCGCGATCGTCAATCTGTCGTCCGTCGCCGCGACCTATCCCTATCGCGGTGGCGCGGTCTATGCCGGGACCAAGGCCTTCGTCCGGCAGTTCACGCTCGGCTTGCGCTGCGACCTCCAAGGCACCGGCGTGCGCGTCACCTCGATCGAACCGGGGATGGTCGAGACCGAGTTCACGCTGGTCCGCACCGGCGGCAACCAGGCCGCGTCCGACGCGCTCTATTCCGGAATGAACCCGATGACCGCGGATGACATTGCCGAAACCATCCGCTGGGTTGCGACGCTGCCGCCGCATCTCAACGTCAACACGCTCGAGCTCATGCCGACCAGCCAGAGCTGGGCCGGCTTCGCGATCAACCGCGAGGCTTGA
- a CDS encoding cisplatin damage response ATP-dependent DNA ligase, translating to MRGFSQLLDDLVYTRSRNSKLRLIGDYLKATPDPDRGIALAALTGTLDIPHVKPAAIRALAEERIDPVLLRMSRDYVGDMAETVSLLWPGGGADGCANIDDGTVRISDAVERLKLASKSDAPRVLAEMLDHLDSSGRFALLKLATGALRVGISARLAKTALAEAFGLDVEQVEEVWHGLRPPFRELFEWGEGRAGQPTSRDIPVFRPFMLAHPLEETRVDLADYAAEWKWDGIRIQLVHAGGDTRLYSRTGDDISGSFPDIAEAFAERGVLDGELLVRGEAQGADKHGGAAASFNALQQRLGRKNVSTKVQGQYPAFVRLYDMLFDGEEDLRPLPWAERRARLEAFVPRLDPARFDLSAVIDARDFDQLDEIRLASRDEGIEGMMLKRRDSPYVAGRRVGLWYKWKRDPLTADCVMMYAQRGSGKRSSYYSDYTFGSWTDEGELLPVGKAYFGFTDEELKWLDRFVRNHTLNRFGPVREVEKTLVLEVAFDSIHESKRHKSGLAMRFPRISRIRTDKPANEADTIATLRALVT from the coding sequence ATGCGGGGTTTCTCGCAGCTGCTCGACGACCTCGTCTACACCCGTTCGCGCAACAGCAAGCTGAGGTTGATCGGGGACTATCTCAAGGCCACGCCCGACCCCGATCGCGGGATCGCGCTAGCTGCGCTCACCGGCACGCTCGACATCCCGCACGTCAAACCGGCGGCGATCCGGGCGCTGGCCGAGGAGCGCATCGACCCCGTGCTGCTGCGGATGAGCCGTGACTATGTCGGCGACATGGCTGAGACCGTCTCGCTGCTCTGGCCGGGCGGAGGCGCGGACGGGTGCGCGAACATCGACGACGGGACGGTGCGCATCTCCGACGCAGTCGAGCGGCTGAAACTGGCCAGCAAGAGCGACGCGCCGCGCGTGCTGGCCGAGATGCTTGATCATCTCGACTCATCAGGCCGCTTCGCCTTGCTCAAGCTGGCCACCGGCGCTTTACGGGTCGGGATTTCGGCGCGGCTCGCCAAGACCGCGCTCGCCGAGGCCTTCGGCCTCGACGTCGAGCAGGTCGAGGAAGTGTGGCACGGACTTCGCCCCCCCTTTCGCGAGCTGTTCGAATGGGGCGAAGGGCGCGCCGGCCAGCCGACGAGCCGTGACATACCAGTGTTTCGACCGTTCATGCTCGCCCACCCGCTCGAAGAGACACGGGTCGATCTCGCCGACTACGCCGCCGAGTGGAAATGGGACGGAATCCGCATCCAGCTGGTCCACGCCGGCGGCGACACCCGCCTCTACAGCCGCACCGGTGACGACATCTCCGGCAGCTTCCCCGACATCGCCGAAGCGTTTGCGGAACGCGGGGTGCTCGACGGGGAGCTGCTGGTGCGCGGCGAGGCGCAGGGCGCGGACAAGCATGGCGGGGCGGCGGCGAGCTTCAACGCGCTCCAGCAGCGCCTCGGGCGAAAGAACGTCAGCACCAAGGTCCAGGGCCAATATCCGGCGTTCGTGCGGCTCTACGACATGCTGTTCGACGGCGAGGAGGACCTGCGGCCGCTACCGTGGGCCGAGCGCCGCGCCCGGCTGGAAGCATTCGTTCCGCGGCTCGACCCTGCCCGCTTCGACCTTAGCGCAGTGATCGACGCCCGTGACTTCGACCAGCTCGACGAGATCCGCCTCGCCAGCCGAGACGAGGGAATCGAGGGCATGATGCTCAAGCGGCGGGACAGTCCCTATGTCGCCGGGCGCCGGGTCGGCCTGTGGTACAAGTGGAAGCGCGACCCGCTCACTGCCGATTGCGTGATGATGTACGCCCAGCGGGGATCGGGCAAACGCTCCAGTTACTACAGCGACTACACCTTCGGCTCCTGGACTGACGAGGGCGAGTTGTTGCCGGTCGGCAAGGCCTATTTCGGCTTCACCGACGAGGAGTTGAAGTGGCTCGACCGCTTCGTGCGCAATCACACCCTCAACCGCTTCGGGCCAGTGCGGGAGGTCGAGAAAACCTTGGTGCTCGAAGTGGCGTTCGATTCGATCCACGAATCGAAGCGACACAAGTCCGGCCTGGCCATGCGCTTTCCAAGGATCAGCCGAATTCGCACCGACAAGCCGGCCAATGAGGCTGACACCATCGCCACGCTGCGGGCGCTGGTCACCTGA
- a CDS encoding HAD family hydrolase, translating into MVSHFRDWLDEAHQLDFAFETGEFAEALTDRRSGETLDKERVWPLLGQFFEGEMHRQTPVPGAIEALGKIGEVADIVILTNLPELAHPWRVDQLASHGIRHEVVCNQGGKGVPARAIVDRHGAKATVFVDDLAVHHASVAKHAPEVHRLHMVAEPLLAPAVPPADDAHARIDDWPSATPWILERLVP; encoded by the coding sequence ATGGTCAGCCATTTCCGCGACTGGCTGGACGAAGCGCATCAGCTCGATTTCGCCTTCGAGACCGGCGAGTTCGCCGAGGCGCTGACCGACCGTCGAAGTGGGGAAACGCTCGACAAAGAGCGGGTGTGGCCGCTGCTCGGCCAGTTCTTCGAGGGCGAAATGCACCGCCAAACCCCGGTCCCCGGCGCGATCGAGGCGCTGGGCAAGATCGGTGAGGTGGCGGACATCGTCATCCTCACCAACCTACCTGAGCTCGCACACCCGTGGCGCGTCGACCAGCTCGCCAGCCACGGCATCCGTCACGAAGTGGTATGCAATCAGGGCGGCAAGGGTGTGCCCGCGCGCGCCATCGTCGATCGGCATGGAGCCAAGGCGACGGTGTTCGTCGACGATCTCGCGGTCCACCACGCCTCGGTCGCGAAGCACGCACCAGAAGTTCACCGGCTACACATGGTCGCCGAACCGCTGCTCGCGCCGGCAGTGCCGCCGGCGGATGATGCCCACGCGCGAATCGACGACTGGCCGTCGGCGACTCCGTGGATATTGGAAAGGCTTGTCCCATGA
- the rpmG gene encoding 50S ribosomal protein L33, whose amino-acid sequence MAKPATVKIKLVSTADTGFFYVTKKNPRNQTEKMTFRKYDPVARKHVEFKEAKIK is encoded by the coding sequence ATGGCCAAGCCGGCAACCGTCAAGATCAAACTCGTCAGCACGGCCGACACCGGCTTCTTCTACGTGACCAAGAAGAACCCGCGCAACCAGACCGAGAAGATGACCTTCCGCAAGTACGACCCCGTCGCGCGCAAGCACGTCGAGTTCAAGGAAGCGAAGATCAAGTAA